The Arabidopsis thaliana chromosome 5, partial sequence genomic interval TGAAGGGTGTTGAGTGGTTGCCTGGAAATCCTGAATCTCTTAGTAGTTCATATGTCTTTGTATGTTGTCATGGATCTCGAGACCGGCGATGTGGGGTTTGTGGACCTTCTCTAGTTAGTCGATTCAGAGAAGAAATTGACTCGTGTGGTCTTCGAGGTGAAGTTTCAGTCAGCCCTTGTTCTCACATTGGTGGTCACAAATACACTGGAGATGTTATCATCTATGGATTAAATATCAACCAGAGAGTCACAGGACACTGGTAAGTAAACTAAGGCTAGCTTTGGAGTAAAAAGATTTGAGTGTGCAACCATAAAGAGTTCTATGCGAGTTTTAACTTATTAAGTAATTCTTGTCTCTTAGGTATGGATGTGTGACTCTAGAGGATGTTCCTCTTTTGTTGGAGCAACACATTAACAAAGGCGAAATTGTAGACCGGCTTTGGAGGTATAGAAGATCAAAGCTTCTTGATTTAGACAGTCTCTAAAAAGAATTTCGGCCTTTAAACAACACTTATTGATTGTTTTCCAGGGGTGAAATGGGTCTGCCAGAAGAAGATCAGAAGAAAACTCAAGAACAAAGGTTACAATTAAACAGCGAAAAGATCAGCAACAGAGAGGTGACTCAAGAATCAGTTAATAATAGTATCTGTTGCCAGTCTCGAGCTGTCCCAGAGCTGAACGGTAGTGGTTGCCAACAAAATGGGAACTCCTCTTACTGTCTGGAGGAGATTCACACAGAGAAAAATACCTCGGAGAGAGTAACCTCTGTAAAAAATGCATCTCTTCGGATAGGAAGCAGCGAGAATGGATCTTCTGGTGGATTCAAGGTTTGTGCGGTGATGTCAATGTGGTTGGAGACTTGGGAGAGAGAAGATACATATGCTGCTTTAGCTGTTGCTTGTGCTGCTGCATCTGTGGCTATTGCTTATAACTGCTATAAACAATTGAAATGAAGCTATGTGTTTTATATTTAG includes:
- a CDS encoding Sucrase/ferredoxin-like family protein (Sucrase/ferredoxin-like family protein; FUNCTIONS IN: molecular_function unknown; INVOLVED IN: biological_process unknown; LOCATED IN: cellular_component unknown; EXPRESSED IN: 10 plant structures; EXPRESSED DURING: F mature embryo stage, petal differentiation and expansion stage, E expanded cotyledon stage, D bilateral stage; CONTAINS InterPro DOMAIN/s: Thioredoxin fold (InterPro:IPR012335), Sucraseferredoxin-like (InterPro:IPR009737), Thioredoxin-like fold (InterPro:IPR012336); BEST Arabidopsis thaliana protein match is: Sucrase/ferredoxin-like family protein (TAIR:AT4G26620.1); Has 1807 Blast hits to 1807 proteins in 277 species: Archae - 0; Bacteria - 0; Metazoa - 736; Fungi - 347; Plants - 385; Viruses - 0; Other Eukaryotes - 339 (source: NCBI BLink).); the encoded protein is MGSGRYLDDPLTFTRNPPSSSSPITESSFLAESISRSGSFESGSLRGGDGDCFSDVDFALDKLAGTVQFYERHVFLCYKKPSVWPARIEASEFDRLPRLLSSVISARKSSMKKETLLTICEGHDGSETSNGDVLIFPDMIRYRRLTHFDVDTFVEEVLVKGVEWLPGNPESLSSSYVFVCCHGSRDRRCGVCGPSLVSRFREEIDSCGLRGEVSVSPCSHIGGHKYTGDVIIYGLNINQRVTGHWYGCVTLEDVPLLLEQHINKGEIVDRLWRGEMGLPEEDQKKTQEQRLQLNSEKISNREVTQESVNNSICCQSRAVPELNGSGCQQNGNSSYCLEEIHTEKNTSERVTSVKNASLRIGSSENGSSGGFKVCAVMSMWLETWEREDTYAALAVACAAASVAIAYNCYKQLK
- a CDS encoding Sucrase/ferredoxin-like family protein, with translation MFFYLCVELQTLLTICEGHDGSETSNGDVLIFPDMIRYRRLTHFDVDTFVEEVLVKGVEWLPGNPESLSSSYVFVCCHGSRDRRCGVCGPSLVSRFREEIDSCGLRGEVSVSPCSHIGGHKYTGDVIIYGLNINQRVTGHWYGCVTLEDVPLLLEQHINKGEIVDRLWRGEMGLPEEDQKKTQEQRLQLNSEKISNREVTQESVNNSICCQSRAVPELNGSGCQQNGNSSYCLEEIHTEKNTSERVTSVKNASLRIGSSENGSSGGFKVCAVMSMWLETWEREDTYAALAVACAAASVAIAYNCYKQLK